The nucleotide window AATAGAGTTGCAAGCTTTTTTACTTTACATTTCATTCTTTAATTTTTCGAGTACTTTTTGCTGCTTCGGTGTTAATTCCATAGCGTCTAATAAATCAGGACGGCGCAACAATGTGCGCTTTAAAGACTGCTCCTCACGCCATTCATCGATTTTTGCATGATTGCCTGACGTTAATACTTCAGGCACTTTCATTCCTCTAAAATCGGCTGGGCGCGTGTAGTGTGGATGCTCTAATAGGCCTGTTGAAAAGGAGTCCTGTATGTGAGAGTCCTCTTTACCTAACACACCTGGCAACAGACGCACAATGGCATCAATTACCGTCATTGCGGGTAACTCTCCACCTGTTAGCACAAAATCACCAATCGATATTTCATCCGTTACGAGATGTTCACGTATGCGTTCATCATAGCCTTCATAATGCCCACACAAAAATACAAGCTCTTCTTCCTGTGCTAGCTCCTCCGCCTTTTTTTGCGTGAAGCGCTCACCTTGAGGACACATTAAAATGACGCGAGGCTTGCGTCCTGCGGTGATGTTTTCAACCGCCTGAAACATCGGCTCTGGCTTCAATACCATACCTGCGCCACCGCCATATGGATAGTCGTC belongs to Lysinibacillus louembei and includes:
- the trmD gene encoding tRNA (guanosine(37)-N1)-methyltransferase TrmD, whose translation is MNIHVLSLFPEMFEGVFNASILKKAQEKEAVTLAVSDIRNFSDNRHKQVDDYPYGGGAGMVLKPEPMFQAVENITAGRKPRVILMCPQGERFTQKKAEELAQEEELVFLCGHYEGYDERIREHLVTDEISIGDFVLTGGELPAMTVIDAIVRLLPGVLGKEDSHIQDSFSTGLLEHPHYTRPADFRGMKVPEVLTSGNHAKIDEWREEQSLKRTLLRRPDLLDAMELTPKQQKVLEKLKNEM